From the genome of Penaeus monodon isolate SGIC_2016 chromosome 16, NSTDA_Pmon_1, whole genome shotgun sequence, one region includes:
- the LOC119582636 gene encoding gamma-butyrobetaine dioxygenase-like isoform X1, with protein MCGFERGRQTADLLFIKKNEERRCKKEERTCHRQVRQSCNACTNRRCLSLAAAAQQQTRVKMSHPPASAVMSATRKSDSLHLVFGDGTSSDLPYIWLRDNCQCAQCFSEGALGRKLLMQDLDLDVKPGLISESERGVTVEWTDGHYSEFTGEWLYDRAFTPTSRTRRRHQFAYTKEPWGADHKLPEYDYERMMKDDKVLLDWLTTMEKKGSAMVKNAPDRDIAGPELIEHIAYVKPSHYGPHSPVINRPDSNNVAFTNAKLGMHNDLAQYEHMPGIIFIHCLKQHIGTGGESVIADGLLAAEILRKSNPEAFHILTSTDAYFWDKGRANYSWEMPEFYKISRHPILTLDSNNDVCRVSLNNAVRDSFLDLPAHKVKGFYAAMKLFNDILYDNSLAFKMDSGDIMTLDNVRCLHGREGYEAFSERHIESSYLDWDEARCRRRRLQEKLGVNDQK; from the exons ATGTGCGGCTTTGAGAGGGGTCGCCAGACAGCAG ATTTGTTGTTCatcaagaagaatgaagaaagaaggtgCAAGAAAGAAGAACGAACTTGTCATCGTCAG GTGCGACAGAGCTGCAACGCGTGCACAAACCGCCGATGTCTGAGCCTTGCAGCTGCAGCACAGCAACAGACACGGGTCAAGATGTCACATCCACCAG CCAGCGCCGTGATGTCTGCCACACGGAAGAGCGATTCTCTGCACCTTGTATTCGGCGACGGCACGAGCAGCGACCTGCCCTACATCTGGCTGAGGGACAACTGCCAGTGCGCCCAATGCTTTAGCGAAGGAGCTCTAGGCAGGAAGCTCCTCATGCAGGATCTCGACTTGGATGTGAAACCAGGGCTCATATCC GAGAGCGAGCGAGGCGTGACAGTGGAGTGGACAGACGGACACTATAGCGAGTTCACGGGCGAGTGGCTATACGACCGCGCCTTCACGCCGACCTCCCGAACAAGACGTCGGCATCAGTTTGCGTACACAAAG GAACCCTGGGGAGCTGACCATAAGCTTCCTGAATATGATTACGAGCGCATGATGAAGGACGACAAGGTGCTGCTGGACTGGCTCACCACGATGGAGAAGAAGGGCTCGGCCATGGTCAAGAACGCCCCCGACAGAGACATCGCCGGACCCGAGCTCATCGAGCACATCGCCTACGTGAAGCCCTCCCATTATGG GCCACACTCTCCCGTCATTAACCGGCCCGACTCCAACAACGTGGCCTTCACCAACGCCAAGCTCGGAATGCACAACGACCTCGCCCAGTACGAGCACATGCCCGGG ATCATCTTCATCCACTGCCTGAAGCAGCACATCGGCACCGGCGGGGAGAGCGTCATCGCCGACGGCCTGCTGGCGGCGGAGATCCTTCGCAAGAGCAATCCAGAGGCCTTCCACATCCTCACCTCCACCGACGCCTACTTCTGGGACAAGGGTCGCGCCAACTACAGCTGGGAGATGCCCGAGTTCTATAAGATCTCCAGGCATCCCATCCTTAC ACTTGACAGCAACAACGATGTTTGCCGCGTGTCCCTCAACAACGCTGTCCGGGACTCCTTCCTTGACCTTCCTGCCCACAAGGTCAAGGGTTTCTACGCAGCCATGAAGCTCTTCAACGACATCTTGTACGACAACTCCCTTGCGTTCAAGATGGACTCAG GCGACATAATGACCCTGGACAACGTGCGCTGCCTCCACGGCCGCGAGGGCTACGAGGCCTTCAGTGAGCGCCACATCGAGTCTTCGTACCTGGACTGGGACGAGGCTCGCTGCCGCCGGCGCCGCCTACAGGAGAAACTAGGCGTAAATGATCAGAAATAA
- the LOC119582636 gene encoding gamma-butyrobetaine dioxygenase-like isoform X2, whose amino-acid sequence MSSLRYTRALVAGCAALRGVARQQVRQSCNACTNRRCLSLAAAAQQQTRVKMSHPPASAVMSATRKSDSLHLVFGDGTSSDLPYIWLRDNCQCAQCFSEGALGRKLLMQDLDLDVKPGLISESERGVTVEWTDGHYSEFTGEWLYDRAFTPTSRTRRRHQFAYTKEPWGADHKLPEYDYERMMKDDKVLLDWLTTMEKKGSAMVKNAPDRDIAGPELIEHIAYVKPSHYGPHSPVINRPDSNNVAFTNAKLGMHNDLAQYEHMPGIIFIHCLKQHIGTGGESVIADGLLAAEILRKSNPEAFHILTSTDAYFWDKGRANYSWEMPEFYKISRHPILTLDSNNDVCRVSLNNAVRDSFLDLPAHKVKGFYAAMKLFNDILYDNSLAFKMDSGDIMTLDNVRCLHGREGYEAFSERHIESSYLDWDEARCRRRRLQEKLGVNDQK is encoded by the exons ATGTCGTCTCTTCGATATACACGTGCTCTTGTTGCCGGATGTGCGGCTTTGAGAGGGGTCGCCAGACAGCAG GTGCGACAGAGCTGCAACGCGTGCACAAACCGCCGATGTCTGAGCCTTGCAGCTGCAGCACAGCAACAGACACGGGTCAAGATGTCACATCCACCAG CCAGCGCCGTGATGTCTGCCACACGGAAGAGCGATTCTCTGCACCTTGTATTCGGCGACGGCACGAGCAGCGACCTGCCCTACATCTGGCTGAGGGACAACTGCCAGTGCGCCCAATGCTTTAGCGAAGGAGCTCTAGGCAGGAAGCTCCTCATGCAGGATCTCGACTTGGATGTGAAACCAGGGCTCATATCC GAGAGCGAGCGAGGCGTGACAGTGGAGTGGACAGACGGACACTATAGCGAGTTCACGGGCGAGTGGCTATACGACCGCGCCTTCACGCCGACCTCCCGAACAAGACGTCGGCATCAGTTTGCGTACACAAAG GAACCCTGGGGAGCTGACCATAAGCTTCCTGAATATGATTACGAGCGCATGATGAAGGACGACAAGGTGCTGCTGGACTGGCTCACCACGATGGAGAAGAAGGGCTCGGCCATGGTCAAGAACGCCCCCGACAGAGACATCGCCGGACCCGAGCTCATCGAGCACATCGCCTACGTGAAGCCCTCCCATTATGG GCCACACTCTCCCGTCATTAACCGGCCCGACTCCAACAACGTGGCCTTCACCAACGCCAAGCTCGGAATGCACAACGACCTCGCCCAGTACGAGCACATGCCCGGG ATCATCTTCATCCACTGCCTGAAGCAGCACATCGGCACCGGCGGGGAGAGCGTCATCGCCGACGGCCTGCTGGCGGCGGAGATCCTTCGCAAGAGCAATCCAGAGGCCTTCCACATCCTCACCTCCACCGACGCCTACTTCTGGGACAAGGGTCGCGCCAACTACAGCTGGGAGATGCCCGAGTTCTATAAGATCTCCAGGCATCCCATCCTTAC ACTTGACAGCAACAACGATGTTTGCCGCGTGTCCCTCAACAACGCTGTCCGGGACTCCTTCCTTGACCTTCCTGCCCACAAGGTCAAGGGTTTCTACGCAGCCATGAAGCTCTTCAACGACATCTTGTACGACAACTCCCTTGCGTTCAAGATGGACTCAG GCGACATAATGACCCTGGACAACGTGCGCTGCCTCCACGGCCGCGAGGGCTACGAGGCCTTCAGTGAGCGCCACATCGAGTCTTCGTACCTGGACTGGGACGAGGCTCGCTGCCGCCGGCGCCGCCTACAGGAGAAACTAGGCGTAAATGATCAGAAATAA